From the Desulfovibrionales bacterium genome, the window GCAAATACTCTTCACATCCGATACAAAAATAGCTCAGGCTGCCCTGTATGACAATTCAAGTTGATACTTTCCTCCACCGAAAAGATAACTTAAAATAGGGACTAAACTGTTACCACTAAACTGTTACTGTGCGGAAGGGCATTGCCGAAGACGAGCACGTTCCGCCCTTTATCGTATTCTCAGACAAGACCCTCCGTGAGATGGCCAGGATCTCCCCGGTGACCCCGTCCGATATGAGCAGAATCAGTGGGGTTGGCGCTGCCAAGCTCGAACGGTACGGAGAGGCCTTTGTGCGTGCCATAAGAAGATACCTGGATGATAACCCCGGCATTTCCACGCGAGCCGGACAATATAGCGCTTTCGATGACGGGCCCGGCCCGAAAAAGAAAAAGGGCGAAACAGTGGAGGAGACGTATGGACTCTTCAGGAAAGGATTATCACTGGAGGAAATCGCAAGGCTGCGTGGACTTGCGCCGTCCACTATTGCCGCGCACATGGAACGGCTTATCCACGACGGCCGCGATGTCGATATAGACCGTCTTATTGATCCCGGAAAGCGGCAGCAAATCGAAGCCCTGTTCCTGACGCTCCAGCAGTGGAATCTCAACCCCATAGTAGAGCATTCGGAGGGGATGGTAACCTATGAGGAGGCCAGACTGGTAAGGGCCTGCCTGTTGTCCAAGTCTCCGGCATAGACGGGAGTTAATATAGGATGTGCCCCCGTCCCGTATTATTACATCACCAAATTTTGATAAGACAGAGGCTTGTTCACATGTGGGGCTACTACAATGTCTTCAAGCTTCTTGACAAATTGTATATTTCTGAGATATACATAATTTATGGGTATAATAGATCAACTGGTCAAATGCGTTGGATTTGAATGGGACGAAGGGAACCTCCTGAAGAATTGGGAAAAACATGGCGTGTCGGCTGCAGAATGTGAGCAGGTTTTTTTCAATCGGCCTTTGATTACAGCCCAGGATGAAAAACATTCGAAAGGGGAAAGGCGATTTTACGCCTTGGGGCATACAGACGCCCAAAGGTATTTATTTGTAGTTTTTACGATCAGGAGTAATCGTATCCGGGTCATCTCGGCCAGGGATATGAACAAGAAAGAGAGAAAGGAGTACGAATTATTATGAAAAAGAAGATCCCCAAATTTACATCGGAAGATGAAGAGCGTAAATTTTGGGCCACTGCGGATTCAACTGAATACGTCGATTGGAAAAAGGCCGGGAGGGTAGTTTTACCCAATCTCAAACCTTCACTTAAGACGATCTCGTTGCGTCTCCCGGAATTCATGATAGAAGAACTTAAACTTTTGGCAAACAAACGTGACATTCCTTATCAGTCCTTGCTTAAAATGTTTCTAAGCGAACGTATAGAGCAAGAATTGAAATCGGAAACATGACGAAAAAGACCGAAGATTGTCCCGGTCGATGGTAATGGGTTGCAATTAATCGAATAAGGTTTTGTTACTTTTTTACCAGCGTCCCAACATCCCAGACTTAAGATAACTAGAAGACATGACAGGATTTCTGGTTCCAAAAGTTACAAAGGCATTTCACGGTTTAGTGATTCCCTTGTCCGTTCGTCTGTTTCTGTGACTTGCTACGCTCAAACTGTACCAACGCCTTGACGATACTCTCGAAAGACTCTATGTTCCTTATCCCAGCATTTACGAATGATTGGTTTATCATTTCTTCAATTTCTGAGGCTGGCATTTCCCGGCCAAATAGCCTTGTGAGTTCGCGGATTGCGAAACTGGCAGCCTGGCGGATATCTCCAGAAAAAAATAGAAACTTAGCCCTATTCATTATCACGCCGGTATCACCAGGGAAGTAGTTCAGCGCCCGATCGGAAACCAGAAGTCCCTCCTCAACTTCCTTCAATTCTCCCAACACGCACTGAAGGTTCTTCCATGCTGCAAGAATCGTAGGATCTCCTTCAACCGCCCTCCTTAGAAGTCGCGCCGCGTATTGCAACTCAAGTTTTCTCTCGTAAAGCGTCCAACCAATATTGTTGTAGTCGGAAGGATACAGGTAATGCTTTTCCTCAAGTTCAGTTAGCCAGGCGATAACCCCCTTAATGTCATTCATATGGATTAGGCAATAGACTCTTTTTATGGAAAGATCATAGTCAAAGCCCCATAATTGAAAGAATTTGTCTATCTCTACCATGCACTTGCCCCACTCCTCTGAAGAGTAAAAAATGTAGGCTCTAATCTTCTCATGGTATTTGGTATCTCTTAGGCCCTCAGTCTTGGTAAGTGCTTCTTCCTTTATTCCCACCAAGGCGAGTGCTATGCAAAGATTTGACAAGTTAATATGGTTTTTTTCGAATGAGCACGCTTTCTCCGCATATTCCAGAGCTTTCGTGTACT encodes:
- a CDS encoding helix-turn-helix domain-containing protein, encoding MRKGIAEDEHVPPFIVFSDKTLREMARISPVTPSDMSRISGVGAAKLERYGEAFVRAIRRYLDDNPGISTRAGQYSAFDDGPGPKKKKGETVEETYGLFRKGLSLEEIARLRGLAPSTIAAHMERLIHDGRDVDIDRLIDPGKRQQIEALFLTLQQWNLNPIVEHSEGMVTYEEARLVRACLLSKSPA
- a CDS encoding BrnT family toxin; translated protein: MGIIDQLVKCVGFEWDEGNLLKNWEKHGVSAAECEQVFFNRPLITAQDEKHSKGERRFYALGHTDAQRYLFVVFTIRSNRIRVISARDMNKKERKEYELL
- a CDS encoding BrnA antitoxin family protein translates to MKKKIPKFTSEDEERKFWATADSTEYVDWKKAGRVVLPNLKPSLKTISLRLPEFMIEELKLLANKRDIPYQSLLKMFLSERIEQELKSET